ATGAAGCTCCAACACAGCCGGGTGCTCCGGAAAGCACGCTCGGAACATTTCTCACCCTTTTGTGGACGTATCTGGAGCAGGAAGAGATGAAGCTGTTCCTGAAGAAATTGCTCAACTATCTTGCCAACACGTACAAGGAAACGCCCGTCGATTTGGAGTATGAAAAGCAGCGTAAAATCATCGTCATACTGACGTGTGTCTGTAATCATCCGGCCACGCGGAAGTATCTCCTCGAGTACAAGTTCTTCAAGAAGAACTGTCTGCCACTGTTTCTCTACACGAAACCACCGGACGAGTCGACACTGGAGCAGCTGTTACCCGATGATCACATATGGACCGAAGGGTTGGGAGGCTCGAAAGAAACGTACTTGTCAGCTTGCGAACGACTAAAAGCGCACACTTCCGTGCTGTACACGCTGCAGAAGAATCTTATCCACATTCTAATGAACAATActgatggaaatgaaacaaattcacCCAGCAGCAGACGAATATTCGTGACAAAGGTTCGAAAGTttgtgatggaaaataatgtCGAGTTGCGGGTGAGTATTGTGGAGCGAAAAGAGAACAAACAGTCCTTCATTGATATCTCTTTCGTATCGCTTTGTAGGGTTTATACTCCTCGACTACACAACCTGCGATAGGACTATCGTTTCTTTGCACTCTTCTGGACGTGTCCAAAACGCTCTGGGAGGACGAATGTGATTATGGTGGGGCGCCCGAAAAAGCCGGTCCACCCACAATTGATTGTCGCTTTTTCTATGATGGTACGTTCAAATATTCTAACCTTGATCGTATTGGCGGTGTACTGTCCTATCTGCGGAAACATTTCCGAGCGCAACTTATCGACGCGTTGGGTCCGGATCATCCGTGTGTGCTTTCGGTAGATCAACCAAGTGATTTGCGAAGTGAAATTGGTAAGTTTACATGGGGATATGGCTTTAGACAGGATATTCTTTCTATCTGGAATAATTGGGCAAAATCTTTAAACCTTACCGTCGTTCTCAGCCGCGTTCAATGTGTTTCTCGATTCGGCCATGTTTCTCGTCTCCGGAGGTCCCTCCACTGCCTACTCTCTAGTATCCCGAGCGGCCAACAGCATCCCGGACCGGCATCAACAATCCACCCAGCACGCTATGAACGGGGTGGACGATGGTGCTGGCTCGACCGCAACCGGGCAACCATCGCCAAAATGTACGGCCGGTGCAATCGGTTGCGGCCCGTTGGATCCTTTCCGTGCCGTCTGTGAGCTGCTTGACTGTTGCGTAATATTCTACAATGCCGTCGCGCACAAGTACGTAGTGATGATAGCGGATCTGCGGGATAACATAACGCACCTTTCGGATATACTGCTCGAGACGAAGAGCAACTGTGACGAAGTGATGCACAATCTGGAGGAGCTAAAACGATGCACGATCGGCGGCACGAGTAGCTCAAGTCAGGGACAAAAATCGCACGAAGAGCTACTGAATGAGCTGGAGGCACGCTTTGGACAGCGGAAGAGTATTTTTGCGGTACGTTGGTTGTGACTATAGctcttatttaattttttttaacattttcttattCCTTATCTTCCTTTAGAAACGATCGATGGAACTAGCTCGAAAGCAAGCGTGGTATCGTTCAGTAGCTCTCGGAACACATCGGCGACGACTGCTCTGCTGGTTGcttgaaataattttcgaaACATTACACACGTTCAGCACGGAGGAGATTTTGTTTGCGTTCCTGCCTGAGACGTACATCAACGTAACGCCCATCCTGCTCGACACTGTGCTCGATTTTAGCTTTCACGACACTGCCATCCAACATGATCTTGCCGGTGACACTGAGCTAATCCGCTCGTCGGCCAACTTTCTAGCCAAACACTTGGCTGACCCGCGAGTAATTCTTGCTTCCTGCAAGGACGCTCTGATTCAGGCCCTCGGTTCACTGACGTGTCACGAGGCCGGTATCCATGCGCTGGAAAATGCGACCACGGACAATCAACATGCCCTTGTCCGGGCTTTGCTGCGTCCGTACGAAAACCGGGCCTGGGGACAGAGTAATTGGTTGTTGTTGAGATTTTGGCTCGGTGATGGGTTCGCGTATCGCGAATCACGCCCGCCGTGCGTATGGCAAGCGGGAAAAGATCCCGCCGCCACCCAACAATCGCTCGGGCTATATCGTAGCCGGGCAAAGAATGGTTCGCACACGGGTCTGCTGCATCTGATCGCACCGGCCTGCCCGtcaaaacatttccaacgCCTGATCAGTGAAACGCTCAGCAAAGATGAACCATACTGTACAACGTTTTTGAATTCCGTTCTGTCGCAGTTGAATTGGGCGTTTTCCGAATTTATACACATCCTTCAAGACGTAAGTACAGTTGGTCACGATGAGGAAGCATCGGTACTGATCTTTTGGACCCATTTAAATGTTCTGATTACAGATTCAAAACATATCGCAACGTGACGAGCAGCTCGTGATCGAAACAAAGCAACTCAAAATTTGCTCCATGTGCTTCGAACTGACCGTGTCGCTTATGCGTGCACTAGAGATGATCGTAACGATCACGCCCAGCTTGCTGCAAGACGCGACAAGGGCAAACAGCGAAATTATCCTTAGCCGTATCTGCCAGCTAGCGATTCAGGTGCTTTCACGGGTTACCGTTCCGCCCGGTTGTTTCCAGCACGTAATGGACCTGTGCTTGCCAGATCTAAGCAACGTGACGCACTTTGCCATCATCAGTGCCGCGATTGGGATGCTGCTGGCGTTGATGCGCCACGAACTTGGTAGCTCGACGGAATGCATTACGAAAATACCACGCATTTCGAAGTATCTCCTTACGGACACTAGTTTTCACATTGCCTCTTTGGAGTATGCGCTCGGCGAGGTGAAGACACCGATAACAAACAGTAATGGTGAAGCACCCAGAGGAAACTTTGATCCAAAGATGCGGGCACACATTGATCCACTCACCAACGAGGTTCGAGTGCCCTCGCCGTTTCGAAAGGCTGGCAGCGGTGGTGGTTCGGTCGGTATGAAGGAAATCATTCCCGATCCACCCATTATCAAGTTCAATATGGCCGACTGTAAGTGTTGTGCTGGTATGGAGGCTCACTCAGATGCCATCATGGTGTACTATCTCTATTTATAGATCCCAGCCATGTTCTACCGGAAGAAGTTGGACAGATTGCACGATTGATTGAGATTTTGCAGTTACGTCAAACTCTGCTATCGGAGATAACCATCCTGTCAGAGGATTCTCTTTGCCCAATATGTTACGCCAAGTCCAATTCAGCTGCATTTGACCCGTGTCAGCATCAATCTTGCGAGTATGTCCTTATCAACCCGTCATATAAGCTGAACAGCTTTAAACACCGTCATATCTTCTTTTCCAGGACTTGCATAATGCAGCATCTAATGAACAGCAAGCAATGTTTTTACTGTAAAATTCTTATCACACGCGTTACTCGCCAAGATGGGGCAATCATATACGAAGCTTGCAATACACCCCCAGCACCACCCGCACCATCAATACCCCGAATGGAAGTTTCTCCTATGGTGCTCACATCTTCCACCCCAATCACATCAATAGAATACGTAGCGGACGAAGGTAGTGGAACAACGCCGACACTGGATGACGACACGTCGCTCAGTGCTATCGATGACTTTGATGGACCGCGAAATAGTGCAACATCAACTTAATCGTCACATTCCCACGTAAACTAAATGGAGCTTTTGAAGCGAACGCATGTATTGCTCTCCTGAACACAATAGCGTTGTGCACGTGTTTTGGATATGCAGCGTCTGGATGTATGTAATCACTATCTAAACGGGGTTTCTAACTCTTATCGATTTTGACTCCTTTTGGACCAAGTGAACCAACGACCAAGAGGTCTCCAAGATCTCATATCAGGTGACCAACACTGCGGGTGTAGGAAAAAGGATTGTATACTTTGAAGCGTGCATATCCACTACAAAGTGGATCCATCAGCAACACGAAGGAGGAAAGTAATACAAGCGTGCCGTAAGGAAACGCATCGTCGTCGTTGCATATCGTCTGTTTGTATGTTGGCTTTTTGCGCGTGAAGAAAGTTCACTAACATTCACTCAAATATTCTAGTCAATCAAAACCGTTCGTTAGGCGAATGGTGCTTCTAGCGTGCACCGTTTACGGATGCGCCAGCATTGTTCGTAGGCTTTAAGTAACGTCAACTCATGATCTCATTCATAAAAGACTACCATTTTACGTCGAGGAAGTGTACTTCGTGGTGAATTGGGAATCGCAACAATTCTAGCTAGCCAATTTCCTTTCTTGATTTGTGTAGCATAGCAATGTCCCTTTAAAACCACCTTACCTCAATCTACAATTTTTGCTCAGCTCAAATACGTACTCCCGGGTTTTTGGTAGGCTCTTTACAGGAAACGCACATGTATCCGCCATCCTTATTATTGTAATCTCCCACAGAAGTAAGGATCGAAATGCAGCTTGAAGCTTCTCAGTATGAGAAGTGTGTGTTCCTTAAATAAATCGAATCTGTTTTATGCCTAGCGCTTTTAAAACTGCTATTTTTTCTTGTCATacaaatgtgaaaaatataaagaTACAAGAATAGTAGACATTTTAGTTACAGCTGGTGACCTGTACCTGACCTTTACTTTAGTACAATTCCCACTCCCACTTAACCTCCTAGATCcatgttttcaaatttttcctGATTATAAAACCCGGCACGCACTTGCCGGCCGCCGAAAAATCGTCCATTCAGATCCACCACGGCCTTGATGGCGCTTTCCATACGTTTGAACTCTACGAAAATGCGTACCGCTTCCTCGGGTACCACATCCGGAACTTCATGGATCACCACCGTCACCACATCACCGTACTTGGTGTTGCATTCGTCCTTCACTTCCGGTTCCAGCTCGTCGTCAACATCACCTGGACCGACCATATTCTGGaagaaagaacaaaagaaCGGTGGCAGATAAACCCAAACTAATGACCTTCATGCATGCACTTCATTTTTCATACCCGTAATAGAACCACTTTGCTCGGAGATTTCATGATCTCCGTTATGGATGGTTCTGATGCGATTTGTCCAGCGCTCGGTGGGGAAGTTACCGTTTCGTTACCGGAACCACTGCTCGTACCAGACCCAGTCGCCGGAATATCCTTCTCGTGCACTATTCTTCCACCTCGTTTGGATGTTTTCTCCACCTGTAGCGCGACTGCCATGCCTTGTTCCTGTTTTCCCAACCCTTGTCCATCTTTGAAACCGTACTTGGCCATAATTTTGGCCGCCACTGAACTACCCCCGTACGCAGCGAGCTGTGAAACtctgaaaataaaaagcagATGCTTAGAATGACCGCTGTGGGCGATATTATCAATACAGCCACATACTTGGAGCCACCTTCTGTAGGGATTCCACCGACACTAGAATCCTGcagcgatggtggtggtgcaatAGCCGCACCCGACGGACGGCTTTGTC
This Anopheles marshallii chromosome 3, idAnoMarsDA_429_01, whole genome shotgun sequence DNA region includes the following protein-coding sequences:
- the LOC128711364 gene encoding splicing factor 45, giving the protein MALYDDLDTKHGPDKVAGWSSGLKLFQPQLQVKKVNQPTITPKAILRKPGTKILTPVVLKAKKEPSEQPFPFVASSTTGPGSSALVGTAEPSTAVKLSKAPITVTTTNATLNPISAATADDYNWEVVDEYDPMWPNEYDKLVKDRKAKEPPIKPLQSGFSRNRREYKRSFGMRMNNNNNNNNNSGNTGPSHSAQPDDEGPGAKKFSGFAGRPSSDDEEEFRPGQSRPSGAAIAPPPSLQDSSVGGIPTEGGSKVSQLAAYGGSSVAAKIMAKYGFKDGQGLGKQEQGMAVALQVEKTSKRGGRIVHEKDIPATGSGTSSGSGNETVTSPPSAGQIASEPSITEIMKSPSKVVLLRNMVGPGDVDDELEPEVKDECNTKYGDVVTVVIHEVPDVVPEEAVRIFVEFKRMESAIKAVVDLNGRFFGGRQVRAGFYNQEKFENMDLGG
- the LOC128716148 gene encoding E3 ubiquitin-protein ligase RNF123: MDFLSAVANIFDGDCTVAIGGKKDCDRERQFVLSEFIAEIGMWLDEKLNDHPFDPNPAYEPVEGRLGPRRTVFDVTDDGSILVSKDKLTLQSQNAFSTVKANCCVYSGRWMYEVQLRSKGVMQIGWCSAHCKFTQDTGVGDTRYSYGLDGSKQRIWHVYTQKYGPFWRSGDIFGVCVDMNAGRIEYYRNGAPLGEAFKDIERGPGLALYPAVSLAFNDSLTANFGGSPFKHPVERYKPLQEAPDVALYQADCLLKYLVNLSGTISQHARISNGSQKGLTSLGGGVVTPESMYMLLAACLIERIAPLLGNSYVVEDKVFSYIRGMCVLRSNSHGSKNEAPTQPGAPESTLGTFLTLLWTYLEQEEMKLFLKKLLNYLANTYKETPVDLEYEKQRKIIVILTCVCNHPATRKYLLEYKFFKKNCLPLFLYTKPPDESTLEQLLPDDHIWTEGLGGSKETYLSACERLKAHTSVLYTLQKNLIHILMNNTDGNETNSPSSRRIFVTKVRKFVMENNVELRGLYSSTTQPAIGLSFLCTLLDVSKTLWEDECDYGGAPEKAGPPTIDCRFFYDGTFKYSNLDRIGGVLSYLRKHFRAQLIDALGPDHPCVLSVDQPSDLRSEIAAFNVFLDSAMFLVSGGPSTAYSLVSRAANSIPDRHQQSTQHAMNGVDDGAGSTATGQPSPKCTAGAIGCGPLDPFRAVCELLDCCVIFYNAVAHKYVVMIADLRDNITHLSDILLETKSNCDEVMHNLEELKRCTIGGTSSSSQGQKSHEELLNELEARFGQRKSIFAKRSMELARKQAWYRSVALGTHRRRLLCWLLEIIFETLHTFSTEEILFAFLPETYINVTPILLDTVLDFSFHDTAIQHDLAGDTELIRSSANFLAKHLADPRVILASCKDALIQALGSLTCHEAGIHALENATTDNQHALVRALLRPYENRAWGQSNWLLLRFWLGDGFAYRESRPPCVWQAGKDPAATQQSLGLYRSRAKNGSHTGLLHLIAPACPSKHFQRLISETLSKDEPYCTTFLNSVLSQLNWAFSEFIHILQDIQNISQRDEQLVIETKQLKICSMCFELTVSLMRALEMIVTITPSLLQDATRANSEIILSRICQLAIQVLSRVTVPPGCFQHVMDLCLPDLSNVTHFAIISAAIGMLLALMRHELGSSTECITKIPRISKYLLTDTSFHIASLEYALGEVKTPITNSNGEAPRGNFDPKMRAHIDPLTNEVRVPSPFRKAGSGGGSVGMKEIIPDPPIIKFNMADYPSHVLPEEVGQIARLIEILQLRQTLLSEITILSEDSLCPICYAKSNSAAFDPCQHQSCETCIMQHLMNSKQCFYCKILITRVTRQDGAIIYEACNTPPAPPAPSIPRMEVSPMVLTSSTPITSIEYVADEGSGTTPTLDDDTSLSAIDDFDGPRNSATST